A single genomic interval of Deltaproteobacteria bacterium harbors:
- a CDS encoding nucleotide sugar dehydrogenase, with product MKEQLISKIRSRQSMIGIIGLGYVGLPLMLRFTEERFPVVGFDIDKNKVVKLNKGESYIGHIASEEIAARRAEVSRISDGKEVPLFEATTNYSRSAEMDVLILCVPTPLDIHREPDLSFVRSTMTSIYPHLRPGQMLCLESTTYPGTTEEELQPMIESRGLTVGKDIFLVYSPEREDPGNPKYHTRNIPRVCGGVTENCLEVGVALYGEVVERVVPVSSTRAAELTKLLENIYRAVNIGLVNELKMVADRMGIDIHEVIDAAATKPFGFTPFHPGPGLGGHCIPIDPFYLTWKARAFGLNTRFIELAGEVNTAMPHWVVEKVAEGLNNRGKPIKGAKILVLGLAYKKNVDDPRESPAMEIMEILRAKGAEVSYSDPYIRVFPRMRRYHFNLKSVELTPENLQSVDCVVLVTDHDAFPYDAIERYASLIVDSRGVYRQKRDNVIKA from the coding sequence ATGAAAGAGCAGCTTATAAGCAAGATTAGAAGCCGACAGAGCATGATTGGCATTATCGGGCTTGGATACGTGGGCCTGCCTCTTATGCTTCGCTTTACTGAAGAGAGGTTCCCGGTAGTTGGTTTTGACATTGATAAGAACAAGGTGGTCAAGCTGAATAAAGGTGAGAGCTACATAGGTCATATTGCCAGCGAGGAGATTGCTGCAAGACGAGCGGAGGTTAGCAGGATTTCTGATGGCAAGGAAGTTCCTTTATTCGAAGCTACAACCAACTACAGCCGCAGTGCAGAAATGGACGTCCTGATTCTGTGCGTACCTACACCACTGGATATACACCGGGAACCTGATCTCTCCTTTGTCCGGTCAACCATGACATCAATTTACCCACACCTCCGGCCGGGGCAAATGTTGTGTCTCGAAAGCACAACATATCCAGGAACCACTGAAGAGGAACTGCAGCCCATGATTGAAAGCCGCGGCCTGACCGTAGGTAAAGACATTTTTCTGGTGTATTCCCCGGAGCGGGAAGATCCGGGGAATCCAAAATATCACACTAGAAATATCCCCAGGGTGTGTGGAGGAGTGACAGAGAATTGTCTCGAGGTGGGTGTGGCGCTCTATGGGGAGGTGGTGGAACGAGTGGTGCCCGTGTCATCAACCAGGGCGGCTGAACTCACAAAGCTGCTGGAAAATATCTACCGGGCGGTAAACATAGGACTTGTAAATGAACTGAAGATGGTTGCTGACCGAATGGGTATCGATATCCATGAAGTGATTGATGCTGCGGCCACAAAACCGTTCGGCTTTACCCCGTTTCATCCCGGCCCCGGCCTTGGCGGCCACTGCATCCCCATCGATCCATTTTATCTCACCTGGAAGGCGAGGGCCTTCGGTCTCAACACTCGCTTTATAGAACTCGCTGGTGAAGTCAATACAGCTATGCCCCACTGGGTGGTAGAGAAAGTTGCTGAAGGCTTAAATAACCGAGGCAAGCCCATCAAAGGGGCAAAGATTCTCGTTCTGGGCCTGGCATACAAGAAAAACGTGGACGATCCAAGAGAATCGCCTGCCATGGAAATTATGGAGATCCTTCGCGCCAAGGGAGCGGAGGTGAGTTATAGCGATCCTTACATTAGAGTGTTTCCTCGGATGCGCCGCTACCATTTCAACTTGAAGTCTGTTGAACTGACGCCAGAAAATTTGCAGAGCGTGGACTGTGTAGTTCTGGTTACCGACCATGACGCCTTTCCCTATGATGCCATCGAGAGATATGCTTCGCTCATCGTAGACAGTCGGGGAGTGTATCGCCAAAAGAGAGACAATGTAATTAAGGCTTAA